From the Halichoerus grypus chromosome 3, mHalGry1.hap1.1, whole genome shotgun sequence genome, one window contains:
- the LOC118553718 gene encoding centrin-2 encodes MASNFKKASMASSAQQKRMSPKPELTEEQKQEIREAFDLFDADGTGTIDVKELKVAMRALGFEPKKEEIKKMISEINKEGTGKMNFSDFLTVMTQKLSEKDTKEEILKAFKLFNDDETGKISFKNLKRVAKELDENLTDEELQEMIDEADRDGDGEANGQEFLRIMKKTSLY; translated from the coding sequence ATGGCCTCTAACTTTAAGAAGGCAAGCATGGCATCATCTGCCCAGCAAAAAAGGATGAGTCCTAAACCAGAGCTTACTGAAGAGCAGAAACAGGAAATCcgggaagcttttgatctctttGATGCTGATGGAACTGGGACCATAGATGTTAAGGAACTTAAGGTGGCAATGAGGGCACTGGGCTTTGAACCCAAGAAAGAAGAGATCAAGAAAATGATAAGTGAAATCAATAAGGAAGGGACAGGAAAAATGAACTTTAGTGACTTTTTGACTGTGATGACTCAGAAACTGTCTGAGAAAGATACCAAAGAAGAAATTCTGAAAGCTTTCAAGCTCTTCAATGATGATGAAACTGGGAAGATATCATTCAAAAATCTAAAGCGTGTGGCCAAGGAGTTGGATGAGAACCTCACTGATGAGGAGCTACAGGAAATGATCGATGAGGCTGATcgagatggagatggagaagcCAATGGGCAGGAGTTCCTGCGCATCATGAAAAAGACCAGCCTTTACTAA